The following coding sequences are from one Salvia hispanica cultivar TCC Black 2014 chromosome 3, UniMelb_Shisp_WGS_1.0, whole genome shotgun sequence window:
- the LOC125210805 gene encoding arogenate dehydratase 1-like translates to MQSLAHFSSLDLKSITRLTRANPTRFLIQCASVSHDASNPTAAQLPAAQSSRRYEWQSACAILASKVVSQQQDTEKSAAVNGHPSLNLVPLNSSALPKPLTIADLSPAPMHGSQLRVAYQGVPGAYSEAAAGKAYPKCEAIPCDQFEVAFQAVELWVADRAVLPVENSLGGSIHRNYDLLLRHRLHIVGEVQLPVHHCLLALPGVRREHLRRVISHPQALSQCEHTLTQMGLSVAREAVDDTAGAAEYISANALHDTAAIASARAAELYGLQVVADGIQDDSSNVTRFVMLAREPIIPRTDRPFKTSIVFAHEKQGTSVLFKVLSAFAFRDISLTKIESRPHRSCPIRIVGDADTGATAKHFEYLYYIDFEASMAEPRAQNALSEVQEFTSFLRVLGSYPMDMTPWAPSSPQH, encoded by the exons ATGCAATCCCTCGCCCATTTCTCATCTCTAGATCTCAAATCCATAACCCGTTTGACTCGGGCCAACCCGACCCGATTCCTCATCCAATGCGCCTCCGTCAGCCACGACGCATCCAATCCCACCGCCGCTCAGCTCCCCGCCGCCCAATCCAGCCGCCGCTACGAGTGGCAGAGCGCCTGCGCCATCCTCGCCAGCAAGGTCGTCTCCCAGCAGCAGGACACCGAGAAATCCGCCGCCGTCAACGGCCACCCCTCCCTCAACCTCGTCCCCCTCAATAGCTCGGCGCTTCCGAAGCCGCTCACCATCGCCGACCTCTCCCCCGCGCCGATGCACGGCTCGCAGCTCCGCGTGGCGTACCAGGGCGTCCCCGGCGCGTACAGCGAGGCCGCCGCCGGGAAGGCCTACCCGAAGTGCGAGGCCATCCCCTGCGACCAGTTCGAGGTGGCCTTCCAGGCGGTGGAGCTTTGGGTAGCCGACCGAGCCGTGCTCCCCGTGGAGAACTCGCTGGGCGGCTCGATCCACCGCAACTACGACCTCCTCCTCCGGCACCGCCTCCACATCGTCGGGGAGGTCCAGCTCCCCGTCCACCACTGCCTCCTGGCCCTGCCCGGCGTGCGGAGGGAGCACCTGCGCCGCGTCATCAGCCACCCGCAGGCGCTCTCCCAGTGCGAGCACACGCTGACGCAGATGGGCCTCAGCGTGGCCCGCGAGGCCGTGGACGACACGGCCGGCGCGGCCGAGTACATCTCGGCCAACGCACTCCACGACACGGCGGCGATCGCATCGGCACGCGCGGCGGAGCTGTACGGGCTGCAG GTGGTGGCGGACGGGATTCAGGACGACTCGAGCAACGTGACGCGGTTCGTGATGCTGGCGAGGGAGCCCATCATCCCGCGCACGGACCGGCCGTTCAAGACGAGCATCGTGTTCGCGCACGAGAAGCAGGGCACGAGCGTGCTCTTCAAGGTGCTGTCGGCCTTCGCCTTCCGGGACATCAGCCTCACGAAGATCGAGTCGCGCCCGCACCGCAGCTGCCCCATACGCATCGTCGGGGACGCGGACACCGGCGCCACCGCGAAGCACTTCGAGTACCTATACTACATAGACTTCGAGGCATCTATGGCGGAGCCGCGTGCGCAGAACGCGCTCTCCGAGGTGCAGGAGTTCACCTCTTTCTTGAGGGTGCTCGGCAGCTACCCCATGGATATGACGCCCTGGGCGCCTTCCTCTCCTCAACATTGA
- the LOC125212988 gene encoding uncharacterized protein LOC125212988, with protein MRELASCLSDHAVQVSDTSCSSYKNIKPCIISAPSIQNSVTCLYRSTLKQMTMTLTWSRTASSHALTISFDDDPSVTFKIASNNSRLFRKSKGSKSLHLRSSSSKIDLFWDLSAARYHPGPEPLDGFYLAVVVDSALALLLGDKAAPHPHQFGASADNKLALVSRQEHLSGSAVYSTRARFSEGGGAHDVSIRYGEMERNPILWVCVDKKTVMKVRKVQWNFRGNHTIFVDGMLVDLLWDVHDWFYNPDSGCAVFMFKPRSTGLDSTTFWMHDNDNSPPHHRRHLDFSFMICACKN; from the coding sequence ATGAGAGAGTTAGCATCATGTCTGAGCGATCACGCAGTGCAGGTCTCGGACACATCGTGCTCAAGCTACAAAAACATAAAGCCCTGCATCATATCCGCCCCTTCCATCCAAAACAGCGTGACATGTCTCTACAGAAGCACCCTGAAGCAGATGACGATGACGCTGACGTGGAGCCGCACCGCCTCCTCCCACGCCCTCACCATCTCCTTCGACGACGATCCCTCCGTCACTTTCAAAATCGCCTCCAATAATTCCCGCCTATTCCGCAAATCCAAAGGCTCCAAGTCTCTCCACCTccgctcctcctcctccaaaaTCGACCTCTTCTGGGACCTCTCGGCCGCCCGCTACCACCCCGGCCCGGAGCCCCTCGACGGCTTCTACCTCGCCGTGGTCGTCGACTCCGCCCTCGCCCTGCTCCTCGGCGACAAGGCGGCGCCCCACCCTCACCAATTCGGCGCCAGCGCGGATAACAAATTGGCGCTGGTGTCGCGGCAGGAGCACCTGTCCGGGAGCGCGGTGTACTCGACGAGGGCGAGATTCAGCGAGGGCGGCGGCGCGCACGATGTGTCCATCCGGTATGGGGAGATGGAGCGGAATCCGATTCTGTGGGTGTGCGTGGACAAGAAGACGGTGATGAAGGTGAGGAAGGTGCAGTGGAATTTCAGGGGGAATCACACgatttttgtggacggaatGCTGGTGGATTTGCTGTGGGATGTTCATGACTGGTTCTACAATCCGGATTCCGGATGTGCCGTCTTCATGTTCAAGCCGAGGTCCACCGGATTGGATAGCACTACATTCTGGATGCACGACAACGACaattctcctcctcatcatcgTCGCCATCTTGATTTCTCTTTCATGATTTGTGCTTGTAAGAACTAA
- the LOC125212866 gene encoding stress-response A/B barrel domain-containing protein At5g22580, translating to MCDTLDCPILTQIVCIYSKGVVIHFGSEMAEFNHLVLVKFKDDVVVDDVLQGLEKLVSEMDTVKSFVWGQDKESPDVLRQGFTHSFLMTFGSKEDFAAFAAHPNHVEFSTTFSAVIDKAILLDFPAKTVKPAA from the exons ATGTGCGACACTCTTGACTGTCCAATTCTCACTCAAATTGTGTGCATATATAGTAAGGGTGTGGTTATTCATTTTGGGTCAGAAATGGCTGAATTCAATCATCTTGTGCTGGTGAAGTTCAAAGACGACGTCGTTGTGGACGACGTCTTGCAGGGATTGGAGAAGCTCGTCTCCGAAATGGATACTGTCAAGTCCTTTGTCTG GGGGCAAGATAAGGAGAGCCCTGATGTTCTGAGGCAAGGATTTACGCACTCGTTCTTGATGACATTCGGAAGCAAGGAGGATTTCGCTGCGTTTGCTGCTCATCCGAATCACGTCGAGTTTTCGACCACATTCTCTGCTGTGATTGACAAGGCTATTCTCCTTGACTTCCCAGCTAAAACTGTCAAACCTGCTGCTTGA